Proteins from a single region of Nitratidesulfovibrio sp.:
- a CDS encoding arsenate reductase ArsC, with protein MHATRVLFICVHNSARSQMAEAFLRKHGGAAFQAESAGLEPGSINPLAIQVMREVGIDISGATARSVFDLFRQGRMYDHVVTVCAEGETQCPLFPGLVRRHHWPFDDPAALVGDEEERLAATRAIRDAIEEQVKEFVATLNAASDA; from the coding sequence ATGCATGCCACCCGTGTCCTGTTCATCTGCGTGCACAATTCCGCCCGCAGCCAGATGGCCGAAGCCTTCCTGCGCAAGCACGGAGGGGCCGCCTTTCAGGCGGAAAGCGCCGGGCTGGAACCCGGCTCCATCAATCCGTTGGCCATACAGGTCATGCGAGAAGTGGGCATCGACATATCGGGGGCCACGGCCCGCTCGGTATTCGACCTGTTCCGGCAGGGCCGCATGTACGACCATGTGGTCACCGTGTGCGCCGAAGGCGAAACGCAGTGCCCCCTGTTCCCCGGCCTGGTTCGCCGCCATCACTGGCCCTTCGACGACCCCGCCGCGCTCGTCGGCGATGAAGAGGAACGCCTGGCGGCAACCCGCGCCATACGCGATGCCATCGAAGAGCAGGTCAAGGAATTCGTGGCAACGCTGAACGCCGCATCCGATGCCTGA
- a CDS encoding Cache 3/Cache 2 fusion domain-containing protein encodes MRLDTLKITTKMYSGVIAVVLCTIVFLSGLVAWRTQGTLDRLGHDNLAGFMDAMCDVAAMQDRIGGEALHNSLEALVSGLLGQGELHVSASNAATHQVTDQTTGATSTVSVPDFELSSDGMPLPFSPNALVERHKRTVGSDATLFALLPGKLLRVATTITDAQGKRAIDTYVPESSPVYKAIAVGNDYTGRAMVMGKPFRTHYRPVKDAYGKVVGALFVGEPLLTEAFRTMFGQAHVGGRGYTFIFAPDGTRVLHPTRTGTNILQDAYGRQMMETRNGFLEWEYQGHKVGYVRYFEPWDMYLAVAMTRDEMLQGADTDMLRWTAGGGVAALALAVLFVWLLVRELMKPMGQLAAYARTVASGDFSATMRYDARDAVGDTIGAVNAMVAEMKNKLGFTQGVLNGMTMPFAISSPDEKVLFTNAALVQLLERPGTPRDWEGKQLDRFVYGRDVDDMATRRCLKSGSAECNLSVDLTTETGKTVHAQVDVAPLYDLDGILIGAFTIYADVTDLRTQQARTEAQHAAITRVAEQADAIARQVATAAEELSSQVQDANGGADRQRARASETATAMEQMNASMLEVAHNASQAAANAEGARAKADEGEHLVADVVQAITGVRDLAVDLRANMEGLGRQAEDIGRVMQVIEDIADQTNLLALNAAIEAARAGDAGRGFAVVADEVRKLAEKTMGATREVGQAIASIQSGARDNVQATAAAVDAVVRSTELTEKSGGALKEIVAMVDQTADQVRSIATASEEQSAASEQISRSTEEVNMIAQDTAQIMSRSATAVHDLAGLAGDLRRLTAEMRA; translated from the coding sequence ATGCGGCTAGACACACTCAAGATCACCACCAAGATGTATTCCGGCGTCATCGCGGTGGTGCTGTGTACCATCGTGTTCCTGTCCGGCCTGGTGGCCTGGCGCACTCAAGGCACGCTGGACAGGCTGGGCCACGACAACCTCGCCGGGTTCATGGATGCCATGTGCGACGTGGCGGCCATGCAGGACCGCATCGGCGGCGAAGCGCTGCACAACAGCCTGGAGGCCCTGGTCAGCGGGCTGCTGGGCCAGGGTGAGCTGCACGTCAGCGCGTCCAACGCCGCCACGCATCAGGTAACGGACCAGACCACCGGCGCCACATCCACCGTATCCGTGCCGGATTTCGAACTGAGCAGCGACGGCATGCCGCTGCCCTTCTCGCCCAACGCGCTGGTGGAGCGGCACAAGCGCACCGTGGGTTCGGACGCCACCCTCTTCGCGCTGCTGCCCGGAAAGCTGCTGCGCGTGGCCACCACCATCACCGATGCCCAGGGCAAGCGCGCCATCGACACGTACGTCCCCGAATCCAGCCCGGTGTACAAGGCCATTGCCGTCGGCAATGACTACACGGGGCGGGCCATGGTCATGGGCAAGCCTTTCCGCACGCATTACCGCCCGGTGAAGGACGCCTACGGCAAGGTCGTCGGCGCGCTGTTCGTGGGCGAGCCCCTGCTTACCGAAGCCTTCCGCACCATGTTCGGCCAGGCCCATGTGGGCGGGCGCGGCTACACCTTCATCTTCGCGCCCGACGGCACCCGCGTGCTGCACCCCACCCGCACCGGCACCAACATCCTGCAGGACGCCTACGGCAGACAGATGATGGAAACCCGCAACGGCTTCCTGGAATGGGAATATCAGGGCCACAAGGTGGGCTACGTGCGCTATTTCGAGCCGTGGGACATGTACCTGGCCGTGGCCATGACCCGCGACGAGATGTTGCAGGGCGCGGATACCGACATGCTGCGCTGGACCGCGGGCGGCGGCGTGGCCGCGCTGGCGCTGGCCGTGCTGTTCGTGTGGCTGCTGGTGCGCGAGCTGATGAAACCCATGGGGCAACTGGCTGCCTATGCCCGCACCGTGGCATCGGGCGATTTTTCCGCCACCATGCGCTACGACGCGCGAGACGCCGTGGGCGACACCATTGGCGCCGTCAACGCCATGGTGGCCGAGATGAAGAACAAGCTCGGCTTCACCCAGGGTGTCCTGAACGGCATGACCATGCCCTTTGCCATCAGCTCGCCCGACGAGAAGGTACTGTTCACCAACGCTGCGCTGGTGCAACTGCTGGAGCGCCCCGGCACCCCCAGGGACTGGGAGGGCAAGCAGTTGGACCGCTTCGTGTATGGCCGCGACGTTGACGACATGGCCACCCGCCGCTGCCTGAAGAGCGGCAGCGCCGAATGCAACCTGAGCGTGGACCTGACAACAGAGACCGGCAAGACCGTGCACGCGCAGGTGGACGTGGCCCCGCTGTACGACCTTGACGGCATCCTCATCGGGGCCTTCACCATCTACGCCGACGTTACCGACCTGCGCACCCAGCAGGCCCGCACCGAGGCCCAGCATGCCGCCATCACCCGCGTGGCCGAGCAGGCCGACGCCATTGCCCGCCAGGTGGCCACGGCGGCGGAAGAACTGTCCAGCCAGGTGCAGGATGCCAACGGCGGCGCCGACAGGCAGCGCGCCCGCGCGTCCGAAACGGCCACCGCCATGGAGCAGATGAACGCCAGCATGCTGGAAGTGGCCCACAACGCCTCGCAGGCGGCGGCCAATGCCGAAGGGGCGCGCGCCAAGGCCGACGAGGGTGAACACCTGGTCGCCGACGTGGTGCAGGCCATCACCGGCGTGCGGGACCTGGCCGTGGACCTGCGCGCCAACATGGAAGGACTGGGCCGCCAGGCCGAGGACATCGGCCGGGTGATGCAGGTCATCGAGGACATCGCCGACCAGACCAACCTGCTGGCGCTGAACGCCGCCATCGAGGCGGCCCGCGCCGGTGACGCCGGGCGCGGATTCGCCGTGGTGGCCGACGAGGTGCGCAAGCTGGCCGAAAAGACCATGGGCGCCACCCGCGAGGTGGGCCAGGCCATCGCCTCCATCCAGTCCGGCGCGCGCGACAACGTGCAGGCCACGGCGGCAGCCGTGGACGCGGTGGTGCGTTCCACCGAACTCACCGAAAAGTCCGGCGGCGCGCTGAAGGAAATCGTGGCCATGGTGGACCAGACCGCAGACCAGGTGCGCTCCATCGCCACGGCCTCGGAGGAACAGTCCGCCGCCAGCGAACAGATCAGCCGGTCCACCGAAGAGGTGAACATGATCGCCCAGGACACCGCCCAGATCATGTCCCGCTCGGCCACGGCCGTGCACGACCTGGCCGGGCTGGCAGGCGACCTGCGCCGCCTGACCGCCGAGATGCGCGCCTGA
- a CDS encoding RNA methyltransferase — protein sequence MLHNLTVVLVKTRFPENVGMVARACANMGARDIVLVDPERWNEANGDPAKAVPLATAKGQDILSRVRVVATLAEAVADCAVVFGTTARTGGWRRELLSPERAAAEACPVLAGGDRVAVVFGPEDRGLTNDEIEHCHRLLTIPTAPDASSLNLAQAVLVVLYECLKGTAAHPFRPGPAPDSRLSNHAELELLHDTLRDTLLAIDYLRADNPDYFMMPVRRFLGRTRLRRHEFDLVMGVCRQVKRMAALAHAAPTAGCDTPDDAGNTK from the coding sequence ATGCTGCACAACCTGACGGTGGTACTGGTAAAGACCCGGTTTCCGGAAAACGTGGGCATGGTGGCCCGTGCGTGCGCCAACATGGGCGCACGCGACATCGTGCTGGTGGACCCGGAACGCTGGAACGAGGCAAACGGCGACCCGGCCAAGGCGGTGCCGCTGGCCACGGCCAAGGGGCAGGACATCCTGTCCAGGGTCCGCGTGGTGGCCACGCTGGCCGAGGCGGTGGCCGACTGCGCGGTGGTGTTCGGCACCACGGCGCGCACGGGCGGCTGGCGGCGCGAACTGCTCTCGCCCGAACGCGCGGCGGCAGAGGCCTGCCCGGTGCTGGCCGGAGGCGACCGGGTGGCCGTGGTATTCGGCCCCGAAGACCGGGGGCTGACCAATGACGAAATCGAACACTGCCACCGCCTGCTGACCATCCCCACCGCGCCGGACGCCTCGTCGCTGAACCTGGCCCAGGCGGTGCTGGTGGTGCTGTACGAATGCCTGAAGGGCACGGCGGCACACCCCTTCCGCCCCGGCCCCGCCCCGGATTCGCGCCTGTCAAACCACGCGGAACTGGAACTCTTGCACGACACCCTGCGCGACACCCTGCTGGCCATCGACTACCTGCGCGCCGACAACCCGGACTACTTCATGATGCCGGTGCGCCGTTTTCTGGGGCGCACCCGGCTGCGCCGCCACGAATTCGACCTGGTCATGGGCGTGTGCCGCCAGGTGAAACGCATGGCCGCCCTGGCCCACGCGGCACCCACTGCGGGGTGCGACACTCCCGACGACGCCGGAAACACGAAGTAA
- a CDS encoding DUF456 domain-containing protein has protein sequence MDYILATLCIIVLFGMIGLNVFGLPGNWLAVGTLALWKLLAPAAPGMDTWFFATVIGAAAGGEVLEFGVQMLGGKRYGSTGRGNLGGILGAIAGAILGAPFLFGLGALPGALAGAWFGCYLAELSHGRPRDAARQAAWGAFVGKFLGLSLKFAAGAVVAVMGAGQVWPA, from the coding sequence ATGGACTACATTCTCGCCACCCTGTGCATCATCGTGCTGTTCGGCATGATCGGGCTCAACGTGTTCGGGCTGCCGGGCAACTGGCTGGCCGTGGGCACGCTGGCGCTGTGGAAACTGCTGGCCCCCGCCGCCCCGGGCATGGACACGTGGTTCTTCGCCACGGTCATCGGGGCCGCCGCCGGGGGCGAGGTGCTGGAGTTCGGTGTGCAGATGCTGGGCGGCAAGCGCTACGGCTCCACGGGGCGCGGCAACCTTGGCGGCATTCTGGGGGCCATTGCCGGGGCCATTCTGGGCGCGCCGTTCCTGTTCGGTCTTGGCGCGCTGCCCGGCGCGCTGGCCGGGGCGTGGTTCGGCTGCTATCTTGCGGAACTGAGCCACGGTCGCCCGCGCGACGCGGCCCGGCAGGCCGCCTGGGGCGCCTTTGTGGGCAAGTTTCTGGGCCTGTCGCTCAAGTTCGCCGCCGGGGCCGTGGTTGCGGTCATGGGCGCTGGGCAGGTCTGGCCCGCGTAG
- a CDS encoding phenylacetate--CoA ligase, which produces MEFFDIAETWSREAITAAQIVRLRNTVEQAMKSPFYGQRLKEAGVTPGSIRSLDDVRRIPLTSKDDLRAQYPDGLICVPKSELVRMHASSGTTGTPTVVYHTQSDLNSWADLMARCMHMVGIRREDVFQNMAGYGLFTGGLGIHYGAERLGCLTIPAGAGNTRRQVKLVRDFRTTVAHIIPSYALYLGAALRDEGENPAELPLRIALIGAEPHTEEARRRIEDMLGLKAYNSYGLSEMNGPGVAFECVHQNGLHVWEDAYIAEIIDPATGEAVPDGQVGELVMTTLCRQGMPVLRYRTRDLTRFLPGECACGRVHRRLDRILGRADDMLIVKGVNIYPMQVEQVLMGFPEVGQNYLIVLERDDFRDVLRVKVEIRDEYFEEDMRKLHGLRERITRRIHDEILVTPKVDLVQHNSLPKSEGKAQRVQDLRERPAL; this is translated from the coding sequence ATGGAATTCTTCGACATCGCCGAAACCTGGAGCCGCGAGGCCATCACCGCCGCCCAGATCGTCCGCCTGCGCAACACCGTGGAACAGGCCATGAAGTCGCCCTTCTACGGCCAGCGGCTGAAGGAGGCGGGCGTCACCCCCGGCTCCATCCGTTCGCTGGACGACGTGCGGCGCATCCCGCTCACCAGCAAGGACGACCTGCGCGCGCAATACCCCGACGGGCTGATCTGCGTGCCCAAGTCCGAACTGGTGCGCATGCACGCCTCCAGCGGCACCACCGGCACCCCCACCGTGGTCTACCACACCCAGTCCGACCTCAATTCCTGGGCCGACCTGATGGCCCGCTGCATGCACATGGTGGGCATCCGCCGCGAGGACGTGTTCCAGAACATGGCCGGGTACGGCCTGTTCACCGGCGGCCTCGGCATCCACTACGGCGCCGAACGCCTGGGCTGCCTGACCATCCCCGCCGGGGCGGGCAACACCCGCCGTCAGGTCAAGCTGGTGCGCGACTTCAGGACCACCGTGGCGCACATCATCCCCTCGTACGCGCTGTACCTTGGCGCCGCCCTGCGTGACGAAGGCGAAAACCCCGCCGAACTGCCGCTGCGCATCGCCCTCATCGGCGCGGAGCCGCACACCGAGGAAGCCCGCCGCCGCATCGAGGACATGTTGGGCCTGAAGGCCTACAACTCGTACGGCCTGTCCGAGATGAACGGCCCCGGCGTGGCCTTCGAGTGCGTGCACCAGAACGGCCTGCACGTGTGGGAAGACGCCTACATCGCCGAAATCATCGACCCCGCCACCGGTGAAGCCGTACCCGACGGCCAGGTAGGCGAACTGGTCATGACCACCCTGTGCCGCCAGGGCATGCCCGTGCTGCGCTACCGTACCCGCGACCTGACCCGGTTCCTGCCCGGCGAATGTGCCTGTGGCCGCGTGCACCGCAGGCTCGACCGCATCCTGGGCCGCGCCGACGACATGCTCATCGTCAAGGGTGTGAACATCTACCCCATGCAGGTGGAGCAGGTGCTCATGGGCTTTCCCGAAGTGGGCCAGAACTACCTCATCGTGCTGGAACGCGACGACTTCCGCGACGTGCTGCGCGTGAAGGTGGAAATCCGCGACGAATACTTCGAGGAAGACATGCGCAAGCTGCACGGCCTGCGCGAACGCATCACCCGCCGCATCCACGACGAAATCCTGGTCACCCCCAAGGTGGACCTTGTCCAGCACAACAGCCTGCCCAAAAGCGAAGGCAAGGCCCAGCGCGTGCAGGACCTGCGCGAACGCCCCGCGTTGTAG
- a CDS encoding DUF1786 domain-containing protein, which translates to MNIPDLRTAPQPHTPPTASQPASGSILCLDIGSGTQDVLLTMPGLNPENWPRFVLPTPARRVAKRIAELTAEGRHIWLHGENMGGGFFGAVKAHVAAGLRMAAHPEAALALHDNPERVRALGVDIAATCPAGFAPVRLADYEPGFWRALLDTCGLPQPHLVVAAAQDHGHHPQGSNTVGRFELWRNFLNNASDGQPGANPASLIYDVPPAQFTRLSTLQRAIGGGPVADTGAAAVLGALALPEVQARSAREGVLVVNAGNSHTIAFLVFRQRVWGVYEHHTGMLTTESLLHDLNEFRLCWLPDEQVRAAGGHGSAFAPDIPPETEGFRPAFVLGPRREMLRGHGQFIAPHGDMMLAGCHGLLHGLNLRDGA; encoded by the coding sequence ATGAACATACCCGATCTTCGCACCGCCCCGCAGCCCCACACACCGCCCACGGCCAGCCAGCCAGCCTCCGGCAGCATCCTGTGTCTGGACATCGGCAGCGGCACCCAGGACGTGCTGCTGACCATGCCCGGCCTGAACCCGGAAAACTGGCCGCGCTTCGTGCTGCCCACGCCCGCCCGCCGGGTGGCCAAGCGCATCGCCGAACTCACCGCCGAAGGCCGCCACATCTGGCTGCACGGCGAGAACATGGGCGGCGGTTTCTTCGGCGCGGTGAAGGCCCACGTGGCCGCCGGGCTGCGCATGGCCGCCCACCCGGAAGCGGCCCTGGCCCTGCACGACAACCCGGAACGGGTGCGCGCCCTTGGCGTGGACATTGCCGCAACCTGCCCTGCCGGGTTCGCCCCGGTGCGTCTGGCCGACTACGAACCCGGCTTCTGGCGCGCCCTGCTGGACACCTGCGGCCTGCCGCAGCCGCATCTGGTGGTGGCCGCCGCGCAGGATCACGGGCACCATCCGCAGGGGTCCAACACCGTGGGCCGCTTCGAACTGTGGCGCAACTTTCTCAACAACGCCTCGGACGGCCAGCCCGGAGCCAATCCGGCCAGCCTGATCTACGACGTACCGCCCGCCCAGTTCACCCGCCTGAGCACCTTGCAGCGGGCCATCGGCGGCGGTCCCGTGGCCGATACCGGCGCAGCCGCCGTGCTGGGCGCGCTGGCCCTGCCGGAAGTGCAGGCCCGCAGCGCCCGCGAAGGGGTGCTGGTGGTCAACGCGGGCAACAGCCACACCATCGCCTTTCTGGTGTTCCGCCAGCGGGTGTGGGGCGTGTACGAGCACCACACCGGCATGCTGACCACCGAAAGCCTGCTGCACGACCTGAACGAATTTCGCCTGTGCTGGCTGCCCGACGAGCAGGTGCGGGCCGCCGGGGGCCACGGCAGCGCCTTTGCCCCGGACATCCCGCCGGAGACGGAAGGCTTTCGCCCCGCCTTCGTGCTGGGGCCGCGCCGCGAAATGCTGCGCGGGCACGGCCAGTTCATCGCCCCGCACGGCGACATGATGCTGGCGGGCTGCCACGGGCTGCTGCACGGGCTGAATCTGCGCGACGGGGCCTAG
- a CDS encoding cytochrome c peroxidase yields MLAGWAIAVAMGFAASSLYAVPGAHAASDDKQLVKGVPQMAKFRQVSEVVRDKCMACHSRDYDLPFYAKVPGIKQMIEKDFRDGLRAMDLNVELVDAAKDAPVGEATITKMEWVVLNETMPPAKFTAVHWGSRLNAEDRKAVLEWVAGTRAAHYATDAAPSRANEPLQPLPASLPTDARKVALGERLFNDKRLSADNTLACSGCHAEDKAGTDNRRFAEGIRKQFGDINAPTTFNAVFNTRQFWNGRAADLQEQAGGPPLNPIEMGSKDWHEIIARLATDAGLTVEYAALYPGGWSAAGITDAIAEYEKTLITPNSRFDKWLKGDDKALTQAELDGYQRFKAYRCSSCHVGKAVGGQSFEYMDLKADYFKDRGNPLGSDAGMKDFTKKPEDLHRFKVPTLRNIELTSPYMHDGTVTTLDDAVRIMGTYLSGMPIPEGDRALIVSFLRTLTGEYKGKPLTGVAVAK; encoded by the coding sequence ATGTTGGCGGGTTGGGCCATTGCGGTGGCCATGGGGTTTGCCGCGTCTTCCCTGTACGCAGTGCCCGGCGCGCACGCGGCTTCAGACGACAAGCAGCTGGTGAAGGGCGTGCCGCAGATGGCCAAGTTCCGGCAGGTGTCGGAAGTGGTGCGCGACAAGTGCATGGCCTGCCACAGCCGTGACTATGATCTGCCGTTCTATGCCAAGGTGCCCGGCATCAAGCAGATGATCGAAAAGGATTTTCGTGACGGCCTGCGCGCCATGGACCTGAACGTGGAACTCGTCGATGCGGCTAAGGACGCCCCCGTGGGCGAGGCCACCATCACCAAGATGGAGTGGGTGGTGCTGAACGAAACCATGCCCCCGGCCAAGTTCACGGCGGTACACTGGGGCAGCCGCCTGAACGCCGAAGACCGCAAGGCCGTCCTGGAATGGGTGGCGGGCACGCGCGCAGCCCACTATGCCACCGACGCCGCACCCAGCCGTGCCAACGAGCCGTTGCAGCCCCTGCCTGCATCGCTGCCCACCGATGCCCGCAAGGTGGCACTGGGCGAGCGACTGTTCAACGACAAGCGCCTGTCCGCCGACAACACCCTGGCCTGTTCCGGTTGCCACGCCGAGGACAAGGCGGGCACCGACAACCGCCGCTTCGCTGAAGGCATCCGCAAGCAGTTCGGCGACATCAACGCCCCAACCACGTTCAACGCCGTGTTCAACACCCGCCAGTTCTGGAATGGCCGCGCGGCAGACTTGCAGGAACAGGCGGGCGGCCCGCCGCTGAACCCCATCGAAATGGGTTCCAAGGACTGGCACGAGATCATTGCCAGGTTGGCGACCGATGCGGGCCTGACGGTGGAATACGCGGCCCTGTACCCCGGCGGGTGGAGCGCGGCGGGCATCACCGACGCCATCGCCGAGTACGAAAAGACCCTGATCACCCCCAACAGCCGCTTCGACAAGTGGCTGAAGGGCGACGACAAGGCCCTGACCCAGGCGGAACTGGACGGCTACCAGCGCTTCAAGGCGTATCGCTGCTCCAGCTGCCACGTGGGCAAGGCCGTGGGCGGCCAGTCGTTCGAATACATGGACCTGAAGGCCGACTACTTCAAGGACCGGGGCAACCCGCTTGGCTCCGACGCGGGCATGAAGGACTTCACCAAGAAGCCGGAAGACCTGCACCGCTTCAAGGTGCCCACCCTGCGCAACATCGAGCTGACCTCGCCCTACATGCATGACGGCACCGTAACCACCCTGGACGACGCCGTGCGCATCATGGGCACCTACCTCTCCGGCATGCCCATTCCCGAAGGCGACCGCGCGCTCATCGTGTCCTTCCTGCGCACGCTGACCGGCGAATACAAGGGCAAGCCGCTGACTGGCGTGGCCGTGGCGAAGTAG
- a CDS encoding LysR family transcriptional regulator: protein MDIRHLKTFLAVAAGLSFRKAAESLHYAPSTVTAQIRALEEDLGAPLFERTGRRVLLTDHGRRLLPRARRIAEMADDARRAVTHDADSGELSVRMSQSLGMLCLPEALRRFRARFPSTRVHVATASRHGLAADLRHGEVDLALLLGRPFAADGVDMETLRREPLACIAAPGSPLAGLARVTPADLAGQPLVLTRHVWSLRPAIEQTLAAAHVQPGAVLECSSIVIVKRCVAAGLGVAVVPLCAVRDEVDRGELRALDAAALVDAPQTDTPGMHATLSVPVLLALPARRQVPAAAAFFAGILRDLFRP, encoded by the coding sequence ATGGACATCCGCCACCTGAAGACCTTTCTGGCCGTGGCAGCCGGGCTCTCGTTCCGCAAGGCGGCAGAGTCGCTGCACTACGCCCCGTCCACCGTCACCGCGCAGATCCGCGCGCTGGAAGAAGACCTGGGCGCCCCGCTGTTCGAACGGACGGGCCGCCGGGTGTTGCTTACCGACCACGGTCGACGGCTGCTGCCCCGCGCCCGGCGCATTGCCGAAATGGCCGACGACGCCCGCCGCGCCGTCACCCACGATGCCGATTCCGGCGAACTTTCCGTGCGCATGTCGCAAAGCCTCGGCATGCTCTGCCTGCCCGAGGCGCTACGCCGCTTCCGCGCACGCTTTCCGTCCACGCGGGTACATGTGGCCACGGCCTCGCGCCACGGCCTTGCGGCGGACCTGCGCCACGGCGAGGTGGACCTGGCCCTGCTGCTGGGGCGCCCCTTTGCCGCCGACGGCGTGGACATGGAAACCCTGCGCCGGGAACCGCTGGCATGCATCGCCGCGCCCGGCTCGCCGCTGGCCGGGCTAGCCCGGGTGACCCCGGCAGACCTTGCGGGCCAGCCGCTGGTGCTTACCCGGCACGTGTGGAGCCTGCGCCCCGCCATCGAACAGACCCTGGCCGCCGCCCATGTGCAGCCGGGGGCCGTGCTGGAATGCTCCAGCATCGTCATCGTCAAGCGCTGCGTGGCGGCGGGGCTGGGCGTGGCCGTGGTACCGCTGTGCGCCGTGCGCGACGAGGTGGACCGGGGTGAACTGCGCGCGCTGGACGCTGCCGCACTGGTGGATGCACCCCAAACGGATACACCCGGAATGCACGCCACCCTGTCCGTCCCGGTGCTGCTGGCCCTGCCCGCCCGGCGGCAGGTGCCCGCCGCTGCCGCATTTTTCGCCGGGATACTGCGCGACCTGTTCCGGCCCTGA
- a CDS encoding carboxymuconolactone decarboxylase family protein — translation MNDQLRALTVQRKRAHSRLAASGAPVYAAFLDMERAAYADGALTKRHKELIAVGISVVLDCRSCMQWHIEQAAAAGADPAEMLEAVEVGIEMGGGPATVSARFALEVMDEVFGAQWPERVKADIAARRGSAMAGVPDVTAMATGTPAPGGEGAA, via the coding sequence ATGAACGACCAACTGCGCGCGCTGACCGTGCAGCGCAAACGCGCCCATTCCCGGCTTGCGGCATCGGGCGCCCCCGTGTACGCCGCGTTTCTGGACATGGAGCGGGCCGCCTACGCGGACGGCGCGCTGACGAAACGCCACAAGGAACTGATTGCCGTGGGAATTTCCGTGGTTCTGGACTGCCGCTCGTGCATGCAGTGGCACATTGAACAGGCGGCTGCCGCCGGGGCTGACCCTGCCGAGATGTTGGAAGCGGTGGAGGTGGGCATCGAGATGGGCGGCGGACCGGCTACCGTGTCGGCCCGTTTCGCGTTGGAGGTCATGGACGAGGTGTTCGGGGCGCAGTGGCCGGAGCGGGTGAAGGCGGACATCGCCGCGCGCCGGGGCTCTGCCATGGCTGGCGTACCCGATGTCACGGCCATGGCCACGGGCACCCCTGCTCCCGGCGGCGAGGGAGCGGCATGA
- a CDS encoding sulfite exporter TauE/SafE family protein — protein sequence MTDILALAASVVSGLAATLQATFPALVDQPGMPDMQDMRTMGAVSAAALAAGFTQGFAGFGSTVIALPLLVAVLGLRVAVPLGCLMALAINVALVGRMLGHVRRGPLMVLLLTSLPGMAVGSRLLSVAPEAWLEGLLGAMVLAFTVFAARAASVADDAGTLAPPAHAAGSPLRHAVTVAVGLVSGALGAAVGINGPPVVAWAMRQGWGRHALKATLAGYFLLAGVGIVGAQGLHGEITGRVLLLFCAGLPALAAGLYGGHLCFGRLDEAAFRKVLLGLFAVSGAGLLWRAAGLG from the coding sequence ATGACCGATATCCTGGCGCTGGCCGCATCCGTTGTGAGCGGTCTGGCCGCCACACTGCAAGCCACCTTTCCAGCGCTCGTCGATCAGCCTGGCATGCCTGACATGCAGGACATGCGTACCATGGGGGCGGTAAGTGCGGCGGCGCTGGCCGCCGGGTTCACGCAAGGGTTTGCGGGGTTCGGCTCCACGGTCATTGCACTGCCCTTGCTGGTGGCGGTGCTGGGCCTGCGGGTGGCCGTGCCGCTGGGCTGCCTGATGGCGCTGGCCATCAACGTGGCGCTGGTGGGCCGCATGCTCGGCCATGTGCGGCGCGGACCTCTGATGGTCTTGCTGCTTACCTCGCTGCCGGGCATGGCCGTGGGCAGCAGGCTGTTGTCCGTTGCGCCCGAGGCGTGGCTGGAAGGATTGCTGGGGGCCATGGTGCTGGCGTTCACCGTGTTCGCGGCTCGCGCCGCGTCGGTAGCTGACGACGCGGGCACCCTTGCTCCACCTGCACATGCGGCAGGCTCGCCGTTGCGCCACGCCGTCACCGTGGCGGTGGGGCTGGTCAGCGGCGCGCTGGGTGCGGCGGTGGGCATCAACGGCCCGCCCGTGGTGGCCTGGGCCATGCGCCAGGGCTGGGGACGCCACGCGCTGAAGGCCACCCTGGCCGGATATTTCCTGCTGGCGGGGGTGGGCATCGTGGGTGCGCAGGGGCTGCACGGCGAGATCACCGGGCGGGTGCTGCTGCTGTTCTGCGCCGGACTGCCCGCGCTGGCCGCCGGACTGTACGGGGGCCACCTGTGCTTCGGTCGCCTGGACGAGGCAGCATTTCGCAAGGTGCTGCTGGGGCTGTTCGCCGTGTCCGGCGCGGGCCTGTTGTGGCGCGCGGCGGGGCTGGGGTAG